In one Bradyrhizobium sp. 4 genomic region, the following are encoded:
- the sseA gene encoding 3-mercaptopyruvate sulfurtransferase, translated as MTTDPLVSTEWLAAHINDANIKVLDASFKLPGVLPLPKDDYLAAHLPGAVFFDVDAVSDHSNPLPHMYPSAEQFGHDVGHLGISNADTVVIYDAGGWVAAPRAWWMFLAFGHSNVRILNGGLKKWRAEGRPVESGEAKPKPATFKASYDSKCVRSMQQLIANVESRAEQVIDARAADRFEGRAPEPRAGIRSGHIPGARNVPYNLLFDAATGTMKPLDDLRAAFTGAGVKLDAPIVTSCGSGVSAGVLTLALYRLGITDTALYDGSWSEWGQEKGPPIATGPA; from the coding sequence ATGACCACCGATCCCCTCGTCTCCACCGAATGGCTCGCCGCCCACATCAACGATGCCAACATCAAGGTGCTCGACGCCAGCTTCAAGCTGCCCGGCGTGCTGCCATTGCCGAAGGATGATTACCTCGCCGCGCATCTGCCAGGCGCAGTGTTCTTCGACGTCGACGCGGTCTCGGACCATTCCAACCCGCTGCCGCACATGTATCCGAGCGCCGAGCAGTTCGGCCACGACGTCGGTCATCTCGGCATCTCCAATGCCGACACCGTCGTGATCTACGATGCCGGCGGCTGGGTCGCTGCTCCCCGCGCGTGGTGGATGTTCCTGGCTTTCGGCCATAGCAATGTGCGCATCCTCAATGGCGGCCTGAAGAAGTGGCGCGCCGAGGGGCGTCCCGTCGAGAGCGGCGAGGCGAAGCCGAAGCCAGCGACATTCAAGGCGAGCTACGATTCCAAGTGCGTGCGCAGCATGCAGCAATTGATCGCCAACGTCGAAAGCCGTGCCGAGCAGGTGATCGACGCGCGCGCCGCCGACCGGTTCGAGGGACGGGCGCCGGAGCCGCGCGCGGGCATTCGCTCCGGCCATATCCCGGGCGCGCGCAACGTGCCCTACAATCTTCTGTTCGACGCCGCGACCGGCACGATGAAGCCGCTCGATGATCTCCGCGCCGCCTTCACGGGCGCCGGCGTCAAGCTCGATGCCCCGATTGTGACGAGCTGCGGCTCCGGCGTCTCCGCCGGCGTGCTGACGCTGGCGCTCTATCGCCTCGGCATCACCGACACCGCGCTCTATGACGGCTCGTGGTCGGAATGGGGGCAGGAAAAGGGACCGCCGATCGCGACGGGGCCAGCGTAA